One Pararge aegeria chromosome 1, ilParAegt1.1, whole genome shotgun sequence genomic region harbors:
- the LOC120631623 gene encoding cilia- and flagella-associated protein 298-A, with product MVILHVKRGDESQFLYETNVSNSVDEVVKDIVAIFNGRLKVDRLCYEIEELQKHGTFLPPEMQGLTEEQITELKLEDPWAKRCAPTGYVEAKDEMGRRCGLAPPPNLQAVLAKAAETAKEYISKKHVNLYKCLTQKDVSKALDELRGATKIVFPAGLPPHDPVRMELDNVEDLSGTQASKEVIDPARACLWACGKKLLNGNKISDHLGNNDKTKVTVKLCSSSEGAPGREPIMTEDDRKQLMLQAYRKQEEWKKLEQDDDDHYLNSKWADGQDMKRQFHGLNNISWKPVMKQ from the exons atggtGATTCTTCACGTCAAAAGAGGTGATGAAAGtcaatttttatatgaaaccaATGTTAGCAACTCGGTCGACGAAGTTGTTAAGGACATAGTGGCAATATTCAACGGGAGACTTAAAGTGGATCGACTTTGCTATGAAATAGAGGAACTACAGAAGCACGGTACATTTCTACCGCCAGAGATGCAAGGCTTAACGGAGGAACAG ATAACGGAACTAAAACTGGAAGATCCATGGGCCAAGCGTTGTGCTCCAACTGGCTATGTAGAAGCCAAGGACGAGATGGGACGACGTTGTGGTTTGGCCCCGCCACCTAACCTTCAAGCGGTATTGGCTAAAGCAGCTGAAACTGCTAAAGAGTACATTAGCAAGAAACAT GTAAATCTATACAAGTGTTTAACCCAGAAAGATGTATCAAAGGCCCTCGATGAGCTTAGAGGAGCTACTAAGATCGTATTTCCAGCGGGCCTGCCGCCTCACGATCCTGTTCGTATGGAATTAGACAATGTTGAAGACCTATCTGGTACCCAGGCTTCCAAGGAGGTCATTGATCCCGCGAGAGCTTGCCTATGGGCTTGTGGGaagaaactactgaacggaaaTAAGATTAGTGACCATCTTG gtaaCAATGATAAGACCAAGGTAACAGTGAAACTCTGCTCCTCATCCGAGGGTGCTCCAGGAAGGGAGCCGATCATGACTGAAGATGACAGGAAGCAGCTTATGCTCCAGGCTTATAGGAAACAGGAGGAGTGGAAGAAATTGGAGCAGGACGATGATGACCACTATCTGAATTCCAAATGGGCTGATGGGCAGGACATGAAGCGACAGTTCCACGGTCTCAATAACATATCTTGGAAACCCGTTATGAAGCAATAG